In one Agathobacter rectalis ATCC 33656 genomic region, the following are encoded:
- a CDS encoding TrmH family RNA methyltransferase has protein sequence MITSASNKSIKNVQALLSKAKERKKQGVFVVEGPKMSFEAPYDWVSAVYMSESFFNDDRFKEEKKRFLDKTEIVSDSVFKSMSDTQTPQGVLAIVKMPHYEIDELFKGDKTELLVLESIQDPGNLGTMVRTGEGAGVSGIIMNRTTVDIFNPKTVRSTMGSLYRVPFYITDDLPETIEYAKSKGVSLYAAHLKGKCSYDRPDYTGACGFMIGNEGNGLSDEIADMADTYIRIPMEGAVESLNAAISATLLMYECNRQRRLLGE, from the coding sequence ATGATTACAAGTGCATCAAACAAAAGCATAAAAAATGTGCAGGCTCTTTTAAGCAAGGCAAAGGAGCGGAAAAAGCAGGGCGTATTCGTGGTTGAGGGTCCAAAGATGAGCTTTGAGGCGCCATATGACTGGGTAAGTGCCGTATATATGTCTGAGTCATTTTTTAATGATGACAGGTTTAAGGAAGAGAAGAAGCGTTTCCTTGACAAAACAGAAATAGTGAGTGACTCGGTGTTTAAGAGCATGTCTGACACGCAGACTCCGCAGGGTGTGCTCGCTATAGTAAAGATGCCGCACTATGAGATAGATGAACTTTTTAAGGGCGACAAGACAGAGCTTCTTGTGCTTGAGAGTATACAGGATCCGGGAAACTTAGGCACTATGGTCCGTACCGGTGAGGGCGCAGGTGTAAGCGGTATCATAATGAACCGTACTACGGTTGACATTTTTAATCCAAAGACTGTGCGCTCAACCATGGGCTCACTCTACCGTGTGCCGTTTTACATCACAGATGACCTTCCGGAGACTATAGAGTATGCAAAGTCAAAGGGAGTTTCTCTCTACGCAGCTCATTTAAAGGGTAAGTGCTCTTATGACAGACCGGACTACACCGGAGCCTGTGGCTTTATGATAGGAAATGAGGGCAATGGATTATCAGATGAGATAGCTGACATGGCGGACACATATATCCGCATCCCTATGGAGGGAGCTGTGGAGTCGCTTAATGCCGCAATATCAGCCACTTTGCTCATGTATGAGTGCAATCGTCAGAGAAGGCTTTTGGGAGAATAA
- a CDS encoding GTP pyrophosphokinase yields MEQEFAEGIDSWETMMFLYNSALKEVNTKLEILNDEFVHIHNYNPIEYIKSRIKTPESIVKKLKKGGYESTIENMVTYVKDIAGIRIVCSFTSDIYRLAEMIGRQNDLTVISVKDYMKHPKASGYKSYHMIVSVPIFLSNKVVDTKVEIQIRTIAMDFWASLEHKIYYKFEGNAPEYISRDLRECAGIVGQLDAKMLSLNEAILEAKEKQEHEREEKIREDEHH; encoded by the coding sequence ATGGAACAAGAGTTTGCGGAGGGCATTGATAGCTGGGAGACTATGATGTTTCTATACAATTCTGCACTGAAAGAGGTCAATACTAAGCTCGAGATACTAAATGACGAGTTTGTTCACATACATAATTATAATCCGATAGAGTACATAAAGTCGCGTATCAAGACTCCTGAAAGCATAGTTAAGAAGCTCAAAAAGGGTGGCTACGAGAGCACCATAGAGAATATGGTCACATATGTAAAGGACATAGCGGGCATCAGAATCGTGTGCTCGTTCACATCTGATATATACCGGCTTGCTGAGATGATTGGCAGGCAGAATGATTTGACCGTCATATCGGTAAAGGACTATATGAAGCATCCGAAGGCGAGCGGCTACAAGAGCTACCACATGATTGTTTCGGTGCCTATTTTTCTTTCAAACAAGGTGGTTGACACAAAGGTTGAGATACAGATTCGTACAATAGCTATGGATTTCTGGGCAAGCCTTGAGCACAAGATATATTACAAGTTCGAGGGCAATGCACCTGAGTATATCAGCCGCGATCTGCGTGAGTGTGCAGGTATCGTAGGACAGCTTGATGCAAAGATGCTTTCGCTCAATGAGGCAATCCTTGAGGCCAAGGAGAAGCAGGAGCATGAGAGGGAGGAGAAAATACGAGAAGATGAACATCATTAA